The following are from one region of the Cytobacillus firmus genome:
- a CDS encoding NUDIX domain-containing protein, which translates to MTYHIRVRAGAVIIENNSILLIEFQDERGLHYNLPAGGVEPKESVIDAVKREAKEEASVDVTVGPLAFVYDYAPHLNEFRYGQIHSLGLLFECQLKEGSLPKMPSAPDPNQTGVRWVPLSELANIVLYPNMKAHILEYVKHKRNIDLIEEHTLDVYAMEMKK; encoded by the coding sequence ATGACCTACCATATTAGAGTCAGAGCAGGTGCAGTTATTATAGAAAACAATTCGATTCTGCTGATTGAGTTTCAGGATGAAAGAGGCCTTCATTACAATTTGCCTGCAGGTGGGGTTGAACCCAAAGAATCTGTTATTGATGCAGTGAAAAGGGAAGCGAAAGAAGAGGCATCTGTAGATGTGACGGTCGGCCCATTGGCATTCGTTTATGACTATGCCCCGCACTTAAATGAATTCAGGTATGGGCAGATACATTCACTGGGCTTACTGTTTGAATGTCAGTTAAAGGAAGGCTCATTGCCTAAAATGCCTTCAGCCCCGGATCCTAACCAGACAGGAGTTAGATGGGTGCCGCTTTCTGAACTGGCCAATATAGTATTGTATCCTAATATGAAAGCTCACATCTTGGAATATGTTAAACATAAAAGAAACATAGATTTGATCGAAGAACACACACTGGATGTGTACGCAATGGAGATGAAAAAATGA
- a CDS encoding DinB family protein, translated as MIDYRIKHVKGYDEKIGELVSMLEHARSVTLKDVAGLTQKEMDFLPDENSNSIGSLLKHIAFVEYVHQIITFENRDLNDEEYSKWAAAYELGEKARNEINNNPLEFYLEELSAIREKTLKLLASKQDSWLYEEGKWSNGITFNNYWFWYHVMEDEISHRGQIRVIKRQLSAQR; from the coding sequence ATGATAGATTATCGGATTAAACATGTAAAGGGCTATGATGAAAAAATAGGAGAACTTGTGTCAATGCTTGAGCATGCAAGGTCTGTGACGCTTAAAGATGTTGCTGGCTTGACACAGAAGGAGATGGATTTTCTTCCCGATGAAAACAGTAATTCAATAGGATCCCTTCTGAAGCATATCGCTTTTGTGGAGTATGTTCACCAAATCATTACTTTTGAAAATAGAGATCTTAACGATGAAGAATATTCAAAATGGGCCGCTGCGTATGAACTTGGTGAGAAGGCAAGGAATGAAATTAATAACAATCCTCTTGAATTTTACTTGGAGGAATTGTCAGCAATTAGAGAGAAAACGTTAAAACTTTTAGCATCCAAACAGGATAGCTGGCTATATGAAGAAGGAAAGTGGAGCAATGGAATCACTTTCAACAACTATTGGTTCTGGTATCACGTTATGGAGGATGAAATCAGCCATCGCGGCCAAATCCGGGTGATAAAAAGACAGCTGTCAGCTCAGAGGTGA
- a CDS encoding histidine phosphatase family protein, giving the protein MEITLIRHGRSAHIENHRMSSREYKKWVEMYDLLGILEGEICPADATEKGATTSILLTSDLRRAIESARTLNPSAKIQSDPLFREMDLPVPDMNFPGVRLRPNTWAVILRLLWICGYSQGCESYFDAKKRAKQASLKLTSFAREHQHAVLIGHGFFNLYIAKELQKAGWTGMRRTGSKHWNAVTYII; this is encoded by the coding sequence ATGGAAATAACACTTATCAGACATGGCAGGTCCGCGCATATAGAAAATCACCGCATGAGCAGCCGGGAATACAAAAAATGGGTTGAAATGTATGATCTGTTAGGGATACTTGAGGGTGAGATCTGCCCTGCGGATGCAACTGAAAAAGGGGCCACAACATCAATTTTACTCACGAGTGATTTAAGAAGGGCAATCGAATCAGCAAGAACCCTTAACCCTTCAGCAAAGATACAATCAGATCCGTTATTCAGGGAAATGGATTTGCCGGTGCCTGACATGAATTTTCCAGGAGTGAGATTAAGGCCAAATACATGGGCTGTAATATTAAGATTACTTTGGATCTGCGGCTATTCACAGGGCTGTGAATCATACTTTGATGCAAAGAAACGGGCAAAGCAGGCATCTTTAAAGTTAACTTCTTTTGCAAGAGAACATCAGCATGCTGTTCTCATAGGGCACGGATTTTTCAACCTTTATATTGCAAAAGAACTTCAAAAAGCCGGATGGACCGGAATGAGAAGAACAGGTTCAAAGCATTGGAATGCAGTCACTTACATAATATAA
- a CDS encoding nuclease-related domain-containing protein, giving the protein MNKRLAGYKGETSLDFQLDFLDSKEYFILHDLRLPDNDRFFQIDTLILTKKFALILEVKNITGILHFDTVYNQLIRIKNGKEQVFPCPLIQVNRQASQLRRWFKANVSNEELPAYSFVVISNPHTGIKVIPHHIDLSRKVIHRNTLPIKIEQIESSIKKEISEKLLKKIIRLLKKQSTEQESSILSRFQINQSEILTGVFCPACSFLPLERVSRTWCCPKCKITSKAAHMKALHDYSLLLGPAITNKELRNFLHVSSSHAATRILQSLNLPQTGAQKNRTYTLMFPDESTNQNGIKEVFN; this is encoded by the coding sequence ATGAATAAAAGACTTGCTGGTTATAAAGGAGAAACTTCATTGGATTTTCAACTTGATTTTCTGGATAGTAAGGAATATTTTATTCTTCATGATCTCCGCTTGCCGGATAATGATCGCTTTTTCCAAATCGATACTCTTATACTTACGAAAAAGTTTGCACTAATACTTGAAGTGAAAAATATAACAGGAATCCTGCATTTTGATACAGTATATAATCAATTAATTCGTATTAAGAATGGAAAAGAGCAAGTTTTTCCTTGCCCTTTAATTCAGGTAAATAGGCAGGCATCACAACTTAGAAGGTGGTTTAAAGCCAATGTCAGTAATGAGGAATTACCGGCCTATTCTTTTGTAGTCATTAGTAATCCGCATACAGGAATTAAAGTCATTCCCCATCATATTGACCTCAGCCGTAAAGTTATTCACCGAAATACTCTTCCTATAAAAATTGAGCAGATAGAGAGTTCAATTAAGAAAGAAATCAGTGAAAAACTTCTTAAAAAGATCATTCGCTTATTAAAGAAGCAGAGCACTGAGCAGGAAAGCTCAATTCTATCAAGATTCCAGATCAATCAATCTGAAATTCTTACGGGCGTGTTCTGCCCTGCATGCAGCTTTCTGCCTCTTGAAAGAGTAAGTCGCACATGGTGCTGTCCAAAATGCAAGATTACCAGCAAAGCAGCACATATGAAAGCATTACATGACTATAGTCTTCTGTTGGGACCTGCCATCACAAACAAAGAACTCAGAAACTTTCTGCATGTTTCTTCATCCCATGCCGCAACCAGGATCCTTCAATCCCTCAATCTCCCCCAAACCGGAGCTCAGAAAAATAGAACATATACACTCATGTTCCCAGATGAATCCACTAATCAAAATGGAATAAAAGAGGTTTTTAATTGA
- a CDS encoding DUF2332 domain-containing protein: protein MVKPNLASKFKTFGQYECHRSSDLYEFLSYKIAEDEELLDLASNTRDGQPVPNLFFGAIHYLLLQGKEHELKEFYPSIVEDPGKPRDSFQSFKDFCSLYSQEIKEIVQTRLVQTNEVRRCAYLYPVFAYIYKQSKKPLALIEIGTSAGLQLLWDQYSYSYGTGETYGNPNANVHLSSEIKGGHVPIFPEEMPPVASRIGVDLHINDLNIREDFLWLKSLIWPEHKERRTLFEKAAQCVRGNPITLIEGDGVELLPGLIEGIPEDHSICVFHTHVANQMPPELKENLLAKIKASGRMRDIFHIYNNIQDRNLHLDYYLHATEYKKLVGQTEGHGKWFIWKMN, encoded by the coding sequence ATGGTAAAACCGAACCTAGCATCGAAGTTCAAGACATTTGGACAATATGAATGCCACAGATCAAGCGATCTATATGAGTTCTTGTCTTACAAGATTGCAGAGGATGAGGAATTGCTGGATTTGGCATCGAATACGAGAGACGGCCAGCCGGTGCCGAATTTATTTTTTGGTGCCATTCATTATCTGCTGTTACAAGGGAAAGAGCATGAACTTAAGGAATTCTATCCAAGTATAGTGGAGGATCCAGGAAAACCCCGGGATTCCTTCCAAAGCTTTAAAGATTTTTGCAGCCTGTATTCACAGGAAATTAAAGAGATAGTACAGACAAGATTAGTTCAGACGAATGAAGTAAGGCGCTGTGCTTACTTATACCCGGTATTTGCTTATATTTACAAGCAATCCAAAAAGCCGCTGGCCCTGATTGAAATTGGAACCAGCGCAGGTCTGCAGCTTCTTTGGGATCAATACAGCTACTCTTATGGCACAGGAGAAACATACGGGAATCCAAACGCGAACGTTCATTTATCCTCTGAAATCAAGGGGGGGCATGTCCCGATTTTTCCTGAAGAAATGCCGCCGGTTGCTTCCAGAATTGGGGTCGATCTTCATATAAATGATTTGAATATCCGGGAAGATTTTTTGTGGCTGAAATCACTTATCTGGCCAGAACATAAGGAGAGAAGAACTCTATTCGAAAAAGCTGCCCAATGTGTAAGGGGAAATCCAATCACCCTTATAGAAGGAGATGGTGTTGAGCTTTTGCCAGGTTTAATTGAAGGTATACCGGAAGATCATTCAATCTGTGTATTCCACACCCATGTGGCCAATCAAATGCCGCCAGAATTAAAAGAGAATCTGCTTGCAAAGATAAAAGCAAGCGGACGCATGAGGGATATCTTTCATATTTATAACAATATCCAGGACCGGAATCTGCATCTGGATTATTATTTGCATGCCACAGAATACAAAAAACTGGTCGGCCAAACAGAAGGGCATGGAAAGTGGTTTATTTGGAAAATGAATTAG
- a CDS encoding GyrI-like domain-containing protein codes for MSDLTLRAAETELGELKLIGIRVLCQPDQYLSEIPQAIKLLSGRLTEIKGAVNPDRLVGAFKVEEDSPEEDGYWIGIEVKEFISVPDGMFSLEIPPQKYASIRHKGPNDKIGNSYSELHSWIEKKGYKRLKNKWHIEIHHSWESIEDLDIELLDTIS; via the coding sequence ATGTCTGATTTAACTTTGCGGGCGGCTGAGACAGAGCTGGGAGAATTAAAACTGATAGGGATCCGAGTCCTATGCCAGCCGGATCAGTATCTGTCTGAAATCCCGCAAGCTATTAAGCTATTATCTGGACGCCTTACAGAAATTAAGGGAGCTGTAAATCCAGATCGGCTTGTTGGTGCTTTTAAAGTGGAGGAAGACTCTCCTGAAGAAGACGGCTATTGGATTGGCATTGAGGTGAAGGAATTTATCAGTGTTCCTGATGGAATGTTCTCATTAGAAATTCCACCGCAAAAATATGCTTCTATCCGGCACAAAGGTCCTAATGATAAGATTGGAAATTCCTATAGTGAATTGCACAGCTGGATTGAAAAAAAGGGATACAAACGGCTGAAAAATAAGTGGCACATAGAAATCCATCATAGCTGGGAAAGTATTGAGGATTTAGATATAGAGCTGCTGGATACGATCTCATAA
- a CDS encoding class I SAM-dependent methyltransferase: MINETLELNKKSWDEAAKRFYGRNPLPEYGPLEPTEGDLHLFGDVRSLKMLEIGCGSGHSLKYLDQRGAGELWGLDLSSRQIDAAKELLKNSSSRVKLFESPMEQNPGIPSGYFDAVFSIYAIGWTTNLEETLKNVHSYLKSGGMFIFSWEHPMYNRIKAENGALIMDKSYHEEGSYQHIAWNQPAIMQQYKLSTYINILIENGFAIERVIEDVSLTEEDVQRHSNRWYSYEKTKAIPAAFIIKCRKL; encoded by the coding sequence ATGATTAATGAAACACTGGAATTAAATAAGAAAAGCTGGGACGAAGCGGCTAAAAGGTTTTATGGGCGTAATCCGCTGCCTGAATATGGACCATTGGAGCCAACTGAAGGTGACCTTCACTTGTTTGGAGATGTGCGAAGCTTAAAGATGCTGGAGATTGGGTGCGGCAGCGGGCATTCCCTAAAATATTTGGACCAGCGGGGAGCAGGTGAATTATGGGGATTGGATTTATCGTCCCGACAAATCGATGCTGCCAAGGAACTTTTGAAAAATTCCTCCTCAAGAGTAAAGCTGTTTGAATCCCCGATGGAACAGAATCCCGGAATCCCTTCTGGTTATTTCGATGCCGTTTTTTCCATTTATGCGATTGGCTGGACCACGAATTTAGAAGAGACGCTGAAAAACGTTCATTCCTACCTTAAATCAGGCGGGATGTTTATTTTCAGCTGGGAACATCCGATGTATAACCGGATTAAGGCTGAAAATGGAGCATTAATTATGGATAAGTCCTATCATGAGGAAGGCTCCTATCAGCATATAGCCTGGAACCAGCCTGCCATTATGCAGCAGTATAAACTAAGTACATATATCAATATATTAATAGAAAACGGGTTTGCGATTGAAAGGGTAATTGAAGATGTCAGCCTTACTGAAGAAGATGTTCAGCGGCATTCCAACCGGTGGTATTCCTATGAAAAAACGAAAGCTATACCCGCTGCTTTTATTATTAAATGCAGAAAGCTATAG
- a CDS encoding GNAT family N-acetyltransferase, whose product MNEEIMIDCGEVILREYRMEDVQALYEITSQPEVYEFIPGAQATLEQRVNWMENYEIPANEKFKSSMPNLKDAGFLNLGIILRETGEFIGFCNTGIKEELPEPNREIGYAISKHYRDKGFSTLAAKGLVGFLFENTALETMNAVALISNTSSIKVLQKCGFKRAGEIEIDGESFFHYTIRKKDWA is encoded by the coding sequence ATGAACGAAGAAATAATGATCGATTGTGGTGAAGTAATCCTTAGGGAATACCGGATGGAGGACGTCCAGGCACTCTATGAAATTACTTCTCAGCCGGAAGTTTATGAGTTTATTCCAGGTGCACAGGCTACGCTTGAGCAGCGGGTGAACTGGATGGAGAATTATGAAATTCCGGCAAATGAAAAATTCAAGTCCTCAATGCCGAACCTGAAAGATGCCGGCTTTTTGAATTTGGGAATTATTCTAAGGGAAACTGGAGAGTTTATTGGCTTTTGCAATACAGGAATAAAGGAGGAATTGCCGGAACCGAATAGGGAAATTGGCTATGCCATCTCAAAGCACTACCGGGATAAAGGCTTTTCCACCCTTGCTGCAAAAGGGCTAGTAGGCTTTCTTTTTGAAAATACGGCTCTTGAAACAATGAATGCTGTTGCACTAATCAGCAACACAAGTTCTATTAAAGTTTTGCAAAAATGTGGCTTCAAGCGTGCCGGCGAAATAGAGATTGATGGAGAATCGTTTTTCCATTACACCATTAGAAAAAAGGATTGGGCCTAG